One Osmerus eperlanus chromosome 13, fOsmEpe2.1, whole genome shotgun sequence genomic region harbors:
- the mcf2a gene encoding proto-oncogene DBL isoform X3, producing MGLASEQEESEQDQEESEGEMESYRSLLQAGSELESTLQQVSVPMCMKEVGGFIEKQVAYISGGRGEDSSVIITLPECSAFSDIPEESLAKVLTYLTLIPRARQPGVKFIIILDRRLDTWSSIKTALARIAASFPGNLHLVLVLRPTSFFQRTVTDIGFRFSQEDFMLKMPVVMLSSVTDLLHYIDENQLTSEFGGTLDYCHSDWIVLRTAIESFAVTVKDIAQMLQAFGTELAETDLPDEGSAIEHLLRSHTEKYRKLKEAIRSVSKEGRHLLSSLEASGKEADCHWDVRLDWETVQRLLAQLRDMESAFDGFFEKHHLKLQQYLQLLRYESSFQQMDLCLERLSVQERALVLSGDSLAQTEQTLRELDSLQNQAQEEMGRAQILILHGHQLAASHHYAMALIVQRCNELRHHCDTLSASLRAKHTHLAHTHELLLRLDQALTWCDAGAYLLANQLVDKFQSKEGAQAALKDIEKFLEGAPSLLSSRPDLLSMEFEAVITTELQAQIERTFEKHTAVQELVQNRQVCLRKLADKHVRPVQLVAPRPENPPRSKSPLFSPKHGVDGLKFTFDLSLPGKRTSRKSPNSRKIEVMHDYQENRVCLSYTLEGDDSPDLQKRRVMRELIETERVYVEELLSVLLGYRAEMDNPALSGLLPPLLHSKRDILFGNMPEIYNFHSRVFLQDLESCLEAPERVGACFLERKESFQVYECYCQNKPRSETLWRQFSDCAFFQECQKKLEHKLGLDSYLLKPVQRLTKYQLLLKELLKYSTGSERTSELQGALAAMLELLKSVNDSMHQIAITGYEGELSDLGRVLMQGSFSVWISHKKGPTRMKELARFKPMQRHLFLYERALLFCKRREEHGEGCDKTPSYSFKHCLKMSAVGITENVKGDVKKFEIWYSGREEVYVVQAPTVEVKMAWLNELRRILTSQQKLLKDESCQPGQTVDHIQLSPPRSESKQQRASVSSEETESGRSSPDPQPHSPQHQRNRRSWPGAPHSVDICEGLEDWGGGLDPSQLSDTEEDDLLTLSPGRYRALADLPRHETDNLTIKSGDVIQLQNEDATGQWLVKNLSRRQQGLIPPASLLLILGDSSRGPSFRLGGNLKGRKLSSP from the exons atgggcctGGCctcggagcaggaggagagcgagcaggaccaggaggagagtgagggagagatggagagctatCGCAGCCTGCTGCAGGCTGGCTCTGAGCTGGAGAGCACTCTGCAAC aggtGTCTGTACCTATGTGTATGAAGGAGGTGGGAGGTTTTATAGAGAAGCAGGTGGCCTACATCTCAG GTGGCCGCGGCGAGGATTCCAGCGTCATCATCACCCTCCCAGAATGCTCTGCTTTCAGTGATATTCCAGAGGAATCTTTAGCCAAAGTCTTGACATACCTCACACTGATACCTCG AGCTCGGCAGCCAGGCGTCAAATTTATCATCATTTTAGACCGAAGGTTGGATACTTGGAGTTCAATCAAAACTGCACTTGCCAGAATTGCG gcctccttcCCTGGGAACCTCCACCTGGTCCTGGTGCTGCGCCCCACCAGCTTCTTCCAACGCACCGTCACAGACATCGGCTTCCGTTTCAGCCAGGAGGACTTCATGCTCAAGATGCCC GTGGTGATGCTGAGCTCCGTCACAGACCTGCTGCACTACATCGATGAGAACCAGCTGACCTCGGAGTTCGGGGGCACTCTAGACTACTGTCACAGTGACTGGATCGTCTTACGGACG GCCATCGAGAGTTTTGCAGTGACAGTGAAGGACATCGCCCAGATGCTGCAGGCCTTCGGCACAGAGCTGGCGGAGACCGATCTGCCTGACGAGGGCAGCGCTATAGAGCACCTCCTccgctcacacacagagaagtaCAGGAAGCTCAAG GAGGCGATACGGTCCGTGTCAAAGGAAGGGCGCCACCTACTGTCCAGCCTGGAAGCTTCTGGAAAGGAGGCGGACTGCCACTGGGATGTGAGGCTGGACTGGGAGACTGTCCAGAG gCTGCTGGCTCAGCTTAGAGACATGGAGTCCGCCTTCGATGGCTTCTTTGAGAAGCACCACCTGAAACTGCAGCAGTACCTGCAGCTGCTCCGCTACGAGAGCAGCTTTCAGCAG ATGGATCTGTGTCTGGAGCGTCTGTCGGTCCAGGAGAGGGCGCTGGTGCTGAGCGGAGACTCTCTGGCTCAGACAGAACAGACTCTCAGAGAACTGGACAGCCTTCAGAACCAGGCCCAG GAGGAGATGGGCCGTGCCCAGATCCTCATCCTCCACGGCCACCAGCTGGCCGCCAGCCACCACTACGCCATGGCCCTGATCGTACAGCGCTGTAACGAGCTGCGCCACCACTGTGACACGCTGAGCGCCTCGCTCcgggccaaacacacacacctcgcacacacacacgagctgcTCCTACGCCTCGACCAG GCTCTGACCTGGTGTGATGCGGGGGCCTACCTCTTAGCCAATCAGCTGGTCGATAAGTTCCAGTCGAAGGAGGGCGCCCAGGCTGCGCTGAAGGACATTGAGAAGTTCCTGGAGGGGGCGCCGTCCCTGTTGAGCTCCAGGCCTGATCTCCTCTCCATGGAGTTCGAGGCTGTCATCACCACGGAACTCCAG GCTCAGATTGAGAGGACGTTTGAGAAGCACACAGCGGTGCAGGAGCTCGTCCAGAACAGACAGGTCTGCCTGAGGAAACTAGCTGACAAGCATGTCCGCCCAGTCCAGCTGGTGGCTCCTCGTCCAGAGAACCCCCCACGCTCCAagtcccccctcttctcccccaaaCATG GCGTGGATGGTCTGAAGTTCACCTTCGATCTTTCTCTACCTGGGAAGAGGACGTCACGGAAGAGCCCCAACTCCAGGAAG ATTGAGGTGATGCACGACTACCAGGAGAACAGGGTCTGTCTGTCCTACACCCTGGAGGGGGACGACAGCCCTGACCTGCAGAAACG cCGCGTAATGAGGGAGCtgattgagacagagagagtgtatgttGAGGAGCTTCTCTCTGTGTTACTG GGCTACAGGGCTGAGATGGACAACCCAGCCCTATCAGGACTCCTGCCCCCACTCCTACATAGCAAGAGAGACATCTTGTTTGGCAACATGCCTGAGATCTACAACTTCCACAGCAG GGTGTTCCTCCAGGATCTGGAGAGCTGTCTGGAGGCCCCCGAGCGGGTAGGGGCCTGTTTCCTGGAACGG AAGGAGAGCTTCCAGGTGTATGAGTGCTACTGTCAGAACAAACCTCGCTCGGAGACTCTGTGGAGGCAGTTCTCGGACTGTGCGTTTTTCCAG GAGTGTCAGAAGAAACTGGAGCACAAACTGGGCCTGGATTCTTACCTTCTGAAGCCAGTCCAGCGCCTGACCAAGTACCAGCTACTACTAAAG gagCTGTTAAAGTACAGCACAGGCAGTGAGAGGACCTCCGAGCTGCAGGGGGCGCTAGCAGCCATGCTGGAGCTGCTCAAGTCAGTTAACGACTCCATGCATCAGATCGCCATCACAGGCTATGAG GGAGAGTTGAGCGACCTGGGCCGAGTGTTGATGCAGGGCTCCTTCAGTGTGTGGATCAGCCACAAGAAGGGGCCCACCAGGATGAAGGAGCTGGCTCGCTTCAAGCCCATGCAGCGTCACCTGTTCCTGTACGAGAGGGCCCTGCTCTTCTGCAAGCGCAGGGAGGAGCACGGAGAGGGCTGTGACAAGACCCCCTCCTACAGCTTCAAGCACTGtctcaag ATGAGCGCGGTGGGGATCACGGAGAACGTCAAGGGGGACGTGAAGAAGTTTGAGATCTGGTACAGTGGCAGAGAGGAGGTCTACGTGGTGCAG GCGCCCACAGTGGAGGTGAAGATGGCCTGGCTTAATGAGCTACGCAGGATCCTCACCAGCCAACAGAAACTTCTCAAAG ACGAGTCGTGTCAACCCGGCCAAACAGTCGACCACATCCAGCTGTCTCCTCCCCGGTCTGAGAG CAAACAGCAGAGGGCGTCAGTGAGCTCTGAGGAGACAGAGTCAGGCCGGAGCAgcccagacccccagccccactCCCCACAACACCAGCGCAACCGCAgga GCTGGCCTGGTGCTCCTCACTCAGTAGACATCTGTGAGGGTCTGGAGGACtggggtggaggtctggaccCCTCCCAGCTGTCTGACACCGAGGAGGACGACCTTCTCACGCTG TCACCAGGCAGGTACAGGGCCCTCGCTGACCTTCCCCGCCACGAGACCGACAACCTCACCATCAAGAGCGGTGATGTCATCCAGCTGCAGAACGAAGACGCCACTGGCCAATG gCTGGTGAAGAACCTGAGTCGCAGACAGCAGGGCCTCATCCCCCCCGCCAGCCTGCTGCTGATCCTGGGAGATAGCAGCAGGGGACCCTCCTTCAGACTGGGGG GGAATTTGAAAGGCAGAAAGCTCAGCTCTCCCTAG
- the mcf2a gene encoding proto-oncogene DBL isoform X2, whose protein sequence is MGLASEQEESEQDQEESEGEMESYRSLLQAGSELESTLQQVSVPMCMKEVGGFIEKQVAYISGGRGEDSSVIITLPECSAFSDIPEESLAKVLTYLTLIPRARQPGVKFIIILDRRLDTWSSIKTALARIAASFPGNLHLVLVLRPTSFFQRTVTDIGFRFSQEDFMLKMPVVMLSSVTDLLHYIDENQLTSEFGGTLDYCHSDWIVLRTAIESFAVTVKDIAQMLQAFGTELAETDLPDEGSAIEHLLRSHTEKYRKLKEAIRSVSKEGRHLLSSLEASGKEADCHWDVRLDWETVQRLLAQLRDMESAFDGFFEKHHLKLQQYLQLLRYESSFQQMDLCLERLSVQERALVLSGDSLAQTEQTLRELDSLQNQAQEEMGRAQILILHGHQLAASHHYAMALIVQRCNELRHHCDTLSASLRAKHTHLAHTHELLLRLDQALTWCDAGAYLLANQLVDKFQSKEGAQAALKDIEKFLEGAPSLLSSRPDLLSMEFEAVITTELQAQIERTFEKHTAVQELVQNRQVCLRKLADKHVRPVQLVAPRPENPPRSKSPLFSPKHGVDGLKFTFDLSLPGKRTSRKSPNSRKIEVMHDYQENRVCLSYTLEGDDSPDLQKRRVMRELIETERVYVEELLSVLLGYRAEMDNPALSGLLPPLLHSKRDILFGNMPEIYNFHSRVFLQDLESCLEAPERVGACFLERESFQVYECYCQNKPRSETLWRQFSDCAFFQECQKKLEHKLGLDSYLLKPVQRLTKYQLLLKELLKYSTGSERTSELQGALAAMLELLKSVNDSMHQIAITGYEGELSDLGRVLMQGSFSVWISHKKGPTRMKELARFKPMQRHLFLYERALLFCKRREEHGEGCDKTPSYSFKHCLKMSAVGITENVKGDVKKFEIWYSGREEVYVVQAPTVEVKMAWLNELRRILTSQQKLLKDESCQPGQTVDHIQLSPPRSESKQQRASVSSEETESGRSSPDPQPHSPQHQRNRRSWPGAPHSVDICEGLEDWGGGLDPSQLSDTEEDDLLTLSPGRYRALADLPRHETDNLTIKSGDVIQLQNEDATGQWLVKNLSRRQQGLIPPASLLLILGDSSRGPSFRLGDPGNLKGRKLSSP, encoded by the exons atgggcctGGCctcggagcaggaggagagcgagcaggaccaggaggagagtgagggagagatggagagctatCGCAGCCTGCTGCAGGCTGGCTCTGAGCTGGAGAGCACTCTGCAAC aggtGTCTGTACCTATGTGTATGAAGGAGGTGGGAGGTTTTATAGAGAAGCAGGTGGCCTACATCTCAG GTGGCCGCGGCGAGGATTCCAGCGTCATCATCACCCTCCCAGAATGCTCTGCTTTCAGTGATATTCCAGAGGAATCTTTAGCCAAAGTCTTGACATACCTCACACTGATACCTCG AGCTCGGCAGCCAGGCGTCAAATTTATCATCATTTTAGACCGAAGGTTGGATACTTGGAGTTCAATCAAAACTGCACTTGCCAGAATTGCG gcctccttcCCTGGGAACCTCCACCTGGTCCTGGTGCTGCGCCCCACCAGCTTCTTCCAACGCACCGTCACAGACATCGGCTTCCGTTTCAGCCAGGAGGACTTCATGCTCAAGATGCCC GTGGTGATGCTGAGCTCCGTCACAGACCTGCTGCACTACATCGATGAGAACCAGCTGACCTCGGAGTTCGGGGGCACTCTAGACTACTGTCACAGTGACTGGATCGTCTTACGGACG GCCATCGAGAGTTTTGCAGTGACAGTGAAGGACATCGCCCAGATGCTGCAGGCCTTCGGCACAGAGCTGGCGGAGACCGATCTGCCTGACGAGGGCAGCGCTATAGAGCACCTCCTccgctcacacacagagaagtaCAGGAAGCTCAAG GAGGCGATACGGTCCGTGTCAAAGGAAGGGCGCCACCTACTGTCCAGCCTGGAAGCTTCTGGAAAGGAGGCGGACTGCCACTGGGATGTGAGGCTGGACTGGGAGACTGTCCAGAG gCTGCTGGCTCAGCTTAGAGACATGGAGTCCGCCTTCGATGGCTTCTTTGAGAAGCACCACCTGAAACTGCAGCAGTACCTGCAGCTGCTCCGCTACGAGAGCAGCTTTCAGCAG ATGGATCTGTGTCTGGAGCGTCTGTCGGTCCAGGAGAGGGCGCTGGTGCTGAGCGGAGACTCTCTGGCTCAGACAGAACAGACTCTCAGAGAACTGGACAGCCTTCAGAACCAGGCCCAG GAGGAGATGGGCCGTGCCCAGATCCTCATCCTCCACGGCCACCAGCTGGCCGCCAGCCACCACTACGCCATGGCCCTGATCGTACAGCGCTGTAACGAGCTGCGCCACCACTGTGACACGCTGAGCGCCTCGCTCcgggccaaacacacacacctcgcacacacacacgagctgcTCCTACGCCTCGACCAG GCTCTGACCTGGTGTGATGCGGGGGCCTACCTCTTAGCCAATCAGCTGGTCGATAAGTTCCAGTCGAAGGAGGGCGCCCAGGCTGCGCTGAAGGACATTGAGAAGTTCCTGGAGGGGGCGCCGTCCCTGTTGAGCTCCAGGCCTGATCTCCTCTCCATGGAGTTCGAGGCTGTCATCACCACGGAACTCCAG GCTCAGATTGAGAGGACGTTTGAGAAGCACACAGCGGTGCAGGAGCTCGTCCAGAACAGACAGGTCTGCCTGAGGAAACTAGCTGACAAGCATGTCCGCCCAGTCCAGCTGGTGGCTCCTCGTCCAGAGAACCCCCCACGCTCCAagtcccccctcttctcccccaaaCATG GCGTGGATGGTCTGAAGTTCACCTTCGATCTTTCTCTACCTGGGAAGAGGACGTCACGGAAGAGCCCCAACTCCAGGAAG ATTGAGGTGATGCACGACTACCAGGAGAACAGGGTCTGTCTGTCCTACACCCTGGAGGGGGACGACAGCCCTGACCTGCAGAAACG cCGCGTAATGAGGGAGCtgattgagacagagagagtgtatgttGAGGAGCTTCTCTCTGTGTTACTG GGCTACAGGGCTGAGATGGACAACCCAGCCCTATCAGGACTCCTGCCCCCACTCCTACATAGCAAGAGAGACATCTTGTTTGGCAACATGCCTGAGATCTACAACTTCCACAGCAG GGTGTTCCTCCAGGATCTGGAGAGCTGTCTGGAGGCCCCCGAGCGGGTAGGGGCCTGTTTCCTGGAACGG GAGAGCTTCCAGGTGTATGAGTGCTACTGTCAGAACAAACCTCGCTCGGAGACTCTGTGGAGGCAGTTCTCGGACTGTGCGTTTTTCCAG GAGTGTCAGAAGAAACTGGAGCACAAACTGGGCCTGGATTCTTACCTTCTGAAGCCAGTCCAGCGCCTGACCAAGTACCAGCTACTACTAAAG gagCTGTTAAAGTACAGCACAGGCAGTGAGAGGACCTCCGAGCTGCAGGGGGCGCTAGCAGCCATGCTGGAGCTGCTCAAGTCAGTTAACGACTCCATGCATCAGATCGCCATCACAGGCTATGAG GGAGAGTTGAGCGACCTGGGCCGAGTGTTGATGCAGGGCTCCTTCAGTGTGTGGATCAGCCACAAGAAGGGGCCCACCAGGATGAAGGAGCTGGCTCGCTTCAAGCCCATGCAGCGTCACCTGTTCCTGTACGAGAGGGCCCTGCTCTTCTGCAAGCGCAGGGAGGAGCACGGAGAGGGCTGTGACAAGACCCCCTCCTACAGCTTCAAGCACTGtctcaag ATGAGCGCGGTGGGGATCACGGAGAACGTCAAGGGGGACGTGAAGAAGTTTGAGATCTGGTACAGTGGCAGAGAGGAGGTCTACGTGGTGCAG GCGCCCACAGTGGAGGTGAAGATGGCCTGGCTTAATGAGCTACGCAGGATCCTCACCAGCCAACAGAAACTTCTCAAAG ACGAGTCGTGTCAACCCGGCCAAACAGTCGACCACATCCAGCTGTCTCCTCCCCGGTCTGAGAG CAAACAGCAGAGGGCGTCAGTGAGCTCTGAGGAGACAGAGTCAGGCCGGAGCAgcccagacccccagccccactCCCCACAACACCAGCGCAACCGCAgga GCTGGCCTGGTGCTCCTCACTCAGTAGACATCTGTGAGGGTCTGGAGGACtggggtggaggtctggaccCCTCCCAGCTGTCTGACACCGAGGAGGACGACCTTCTCACGCTG TCACCAGGCAGGTACAGGGCCCTCGCTGACCTTCCCCGCCACGAGACCGACAACCTCACCATCAAGAGCGGTGATGTCATCCAGCTGCAGAACGAAGACGCCACTGGCCAATG gCTGGTGAAGAACCTGAGTCGCAGACAGCAGGGCCTCATCCCCCCCGCCAGCCTGCTGCTGATCCTGGGAGATAGCAGCAGGGGACCCTCCTTCAGACTGGGGG ATCCAGGGAATTTGAAAGGCAGAAAGCTCAGCTCTCCCTAG
- the mcf2a gene encoding proto-oncogene DBL isoform X1 → MGLASEQEESEQDQEESEGEMESYRSLLQAGSELESTLQQVSVPMCMKEVGGFIEKQVAYISGGRGEDSSVIITLPECSAFSDIPEESLAKVLTYLTLIPRARQPGVKFIIILDRRLDTWSSIKTALARIAASFPGNLHLVLVLRPTSFFQRTVTDIGFRFSQEDFMLKMPVVMLSSVTDLLHYIDENQLTSEFGGTLDYCHSDWIVLRTAIESFAVTVKDIAQMLQAFGTELAETDLPDEGSAIEHLLRSHTEKYRKLKEAIRSVSKEGRHLLSSLEASGKEADCHWDVRLDWETVQRLLAQLRDMESAFDGFFEKHHLKLQQYLQLLRYESSFQQMDLCLERLSVQERALVLSGDSLAQTEQTLRELDSLQNQAQEEMGRAQILILHGHQLAASHHYAMALIVQRCNELRHHCDTLSASLRAKHTHLAHTHELLLRLDQALTWCDAGAYLLANQLVDKFQSKEGAQAALKDIEKFLEGAPSLLSSRPDLLSMEFEAVITTELQAQIERTFEKHTAVQELVQNRQVCLRKLADKHVRPVQLVAPRPENPPRSKSPLFSPKHGVDGLKFTFDLSLPGKRTSRKSPNSRKIEVMHDYQENRVCLSYTLEGDDSPDLQKRRVMRELIETERVYVEELLSVLLGYRAEMDNPALSGLLPPLLHSKRDILFGNMPEIYNFHSRVFLQDLESCLEAPERVGACFLERKESFQVYECYCQNKPRSETLWRQFSDCAFFQECQKKLEHKLGLDSYLLKPVQRLTKYQLLLKELLKYSTGSERTSELQGALAAMLELLKSVNDSMHQIAITGYEGELSDLGRVLMQGSFSVWISHKKGPTRMKELARFKPMQRHLFLYERALLFCKRREEHGEGCDKTPSYSFKHCLKMSAVGITENVKGDVKKFEIWYSGREEVYVVQAPTVEVKMAWLNELRRILTSQQKLLKDESCQPGQTVDHIQLSPPRSESKQQRASVSSEETESGRSSPDPQPHSPQHQRNRRSWPGAPHSVDICEGLEDWGGGLDPSQLSDTEEDDLLTLSPGRYRALADLPRHETDNLTIKSGDVIQLQNEDATGQWLVKNLSRRQQGLIPPASLLLILGDSSRGPSFRLGDPGNLKGRKLSSP, encoded by the exons atgggcctGGCctcggagcaggaggagagcgagcaggaccaggaggagagtgagggagagatggagagctatCGCAGCCTGCTGCAGGCTGGCTCTGAGCTGGAGAGCACTCTGCAAC aggtGTCTGTACCTATGTGTATGAAGGAGGTGGGAGGTTTTATAGAGAAGCAGGTGGCCTACATCTCAG GTGGCCGCGGCGAGGATTCCAGCGTCATCATCACCCTCCCAGAATGCTCTGCTTTCAGTGATATTCCAGAGGAATCTTTAGCCAAAGTCTTGACATACCTCACACTGATACCTCG AGCTCGGCAGCCAGGCGTCAAATTTATCATCATTTTAGACCGAAGGTTGGATACTTGGAGTTCAATCAAAACTGCACTTGCCAGAATTGCG gcctccttcCCTGGGAACCTCCACCTGGTCCTGGTGCTGCGCCCCACCAGCTTCTTCCAACGCACCGTCACAGACATCGGCTTCCGTTTCAGCCAGGAGGACTTCATGCTCAAGATGCCC GTGGTGATGCTGAGCTCCGTCACAGACCTGCTGCACTACATCGATGAGAACCAGCTGACCTCGGAGTTCGGGGGCACTCTAGACTACTGTCACAGTGACTGGATCGTCTTACGGACG GCCATCGAGAGTTTTGCAGTGACAGTGAAGGACATCGCCCAGATGCTGCAGGCCTTCGGCACAGAGCTGGCGGAGACCGATCTGCCTGACGAGGGCAGCGCTATAGAGCACCTCCTccgctcacacacagagaagtaCAGGAAGCTCAAG GAGGCGATACGGTCCGTGTCAAAGGAAGGGCGCCACCTACTGTCCAGCCTGGAAGCTTCTGGAAAGGAGGCGGACTGCCACTGGGATGTGAGGCTGGACTGGGAGACTGTCCAGAG gCTGCTGGCTCAGCTTAGAGACATGGAGTCCGCCTTCGATGGCTTCTTTGAGAAGCACCACCTGAAACTGCAGCAGTACCTGCAGCTGCTCCGCTACGAGAGCAGCTTTCAGCAG ATGGATCTGTGTCTGGAGCGTCTGTCGGTCCAGGAGAGGGCGCTGGTGCTGAGCGGAGACTCTCTGGCTCAGACAGAACAGACTCTCAGAGAACTGGACAGCCTTCAGAACCAGGCCCAG GAGGAGATGGGCCGTGCCCAGATCCTCATCCTCCACGGCCACCAGCTGGCCGCCAGCCACCACTACGCCATGGCCCTGATCGTACAGCGCTGTAACGAGCTGCGCCACCACTGTGACACGCTGAGCGCCTCGCTCcgggccaaacacacacacctcgcacacacacacgagctgcTCCTACGCCTCGACCAG GCTCTGACCTGGTGTGATGCGGGGGCCTACCTCTTAGCCAATCAGCTGGTCGATAAGTTCCAGTCGAAGGAGGGCGCCCAGGCTGCGCTGAAGGACATTGAGAAGTTCCTGGAGGGGGCGCCGTCCCTGTTGAGCTCCAGGCCTGATCTCCTCTCCATGGAGTTCGAGGCTGTCATCACCACGGAACTCCAG GCTCAGATTGAGAGGACGTTTGAGAAGCACACAGCGGTGCAGGAGCTCGTCCAGAACAGACAGGTCTGCCTGAGGAAACTAGCTGACAAGCATGTCCGCCCAGTCCAGCTGGTGGCTCCTCGTCCAGAGAACCCCCCACGCTCCAagtcccccctcttctcccccaaaCATG GCGTGGATGGTCTGAAGTTCACCTTCGATCTTTCTCTACCTGGGAAGAGGACGTCACGGAAGAGCCCCAACTCCAGGAAG ATTGAGGTGATGCACGACTACCAGGAGAACAGGGTCTGTCTGTCCTACACCCTGGAGGGGGACGACAGCCCTGACCTGCAGAAACG cCGCGTAATGAGGGAGCtgattgagacagagagagtgtatgttGAGGAGCTTCTCTCTGTGTTACTG GGCTACAGGGCTGAGATGGACAACCCAGCCCTATCAGGACTCCTGCCCCCACTCCTACATAGCAAGAGAGACATCTTGTTTGGCAACATGCCTGAGATCTACAACTTCCACAGCAG GGTGTTCCTCCAGGATCTGGAGAGCTGTCTGGAGGCCCCCGAGCGGGTAGGGGCCTGTTTCCTGGAACGG AAGGAGAGCTTCCAGGTGTATGAGTGCTACTGTCAGAACAAACCTCGCTCGGAGACTCTGTGGAGGCAGTTCTCGGACTGTGCGTTTTTCCAG GAGTGTCAGAAGAAACTGGAGCACAAACTGGGCCTGGATTCTTACCTTCTGAAGCCAGTCCAGCGCCTGACCAAGTACCAGCTACTACTAAAG gagCTGTTAAAGTACAGCACAGGCAGTGAGAGGACCTCCGAGCTGCAGGGGGCGCTAGCAGCCATGCTGGAGCTGCTCAAGTCAGTTAACGACTCCATGCATCAGATCGCCATCACAGGCTATGAG GGAGAGTTGAGCGACCTGGGCCGAGTGTTGATGCAGGGCTCCTTCAGTGTGTGGATCAGCCACAAGAAGGGGCCCACCAGGATGAAGGAGCTGGCTCGCTTCAAGCCCATGCAGCGTCACCTGTTCCTGTACGAGAGGGCCCTGCTCTTCTGCAAGCGCAGGGAGGAGCACGGAGAGGGCTGTGACAAGACCCCCTCCTACAGCTTCAAGCACTGtctcaag ATGAGCGCGGTGGGGATCACGGAGAACGTCAAGGGGGACGTGAAGAAGTTTGAGATCTGGTACAGTGGCAGAGAGGAGGTCTACGTGGTGCAG GCGCCCACAGTGGAGGTGAAGATGGCCTGGCTTAATGAGCTACGCAGGATCCTCACCAGCCAACAGAAACTTCTCAAAG ACGAGTCGTGTCAACCCGGCCAAACAGTCGACCACATCCAGCTGTCTCCTCCCCGGTCTGAGAG CAAACAGCAGAGGGCGTCAGTGAGCTCTGAGGAGACAGAGTCAGGCCGGAGCAgcccagacccccagccccactCCCCACAACACCAGCGCAACCGCAgga GCTGGCCTGGTGCTCCTCACTCAGTAGACATCTGTGAGGGTCTGGAGGACtggggtggaggtctggaccCCTCCCAGCTGTCTGACACCGAGGAGGACGACCTTCTCACGCTG TCACCAGGCAGGTACAGGGCCCTCGCTGACCTTCCCCGCCACGAGACCGACAACCTCACCATCAAGAGCGGTGATGTCATCCAGCTGCAGAACGAAGACGCCACTGGCCAATG gCTGGTGAAGAACCTGAGTCGCAGACAGCAGGGCCTCATCCCCCCCGCCAGCCTGCTGCTGATCCTGGGAGATAGCAGCAGGGGACCCTCCTTCAGACTGGGGG ATCCAGGGAATTTGAAAGGCAGAAAGCTCAGCTCTCCCTAG